Sequence from the Clostridium botulinum genome:
CTATTGCAGATGCATTTAATAAATTTGAAGTTCTACAAGCTGTATAACTTATTGCACCAGCATAATCAGTAAGAGATGGTTCTCTTAATCTTGCTGTTAAATGAGCATAATCCAAATGAGCTTCTGCTTCTTGTGCGATTTCAGACATTGTTGTTGCAGCTTCAATTGGGAAATTTCCAGATGCACTTTCACCACTTAACATGATAGCATCAGTTCCATCAAATATAGCATTACAAATATCACTTGCTTCTGCTCTAGTTGGTAAAGAATTTCTAATCATAGAATCAAGCATTTGAGTTGCTGTTACAACAAACTTTCCAGCATCATTACATTTTCTAATTATCATTTTTTGAATTATAGGAACTTTTTGAATCGGAATTTCAACTCCCATATCTCCTCTAGCTACCATTACTGCATCAGTTTGTTCTATTATAGAATCTATGTTATCTACGCCTTCTTGATTTTCAATTTTAGCTATTACTTTAATATGTTTTCCATTGTTTTCAGAAAGTATTTTCTTTACATCAGCTACATCACTAGCTTTTCTTATAAAAGATGCTGCAATAAAGTCTACACCCATTTCACAACCAAACTTTATATCAGCTATATCTTTTTCTGTTACTGAAGGTAGTCTTATTATTACGTTGGGAACGTTAACACCTTTGTGATTTTTAATCATTCCACCAACAGTTACATTACATCTAATAGCTTTACCTTCAACAGCTATGACTTTGAATCTTAAAAGACCATCATCAACAAGGATTTCTCCACCTATTTGTATGTCTTTGTAAAGTTCTTCATAAGTAATAGAACATCTTTCTTCATCACCAAGGATTTCATCTCCGCATACAAAACAGAATTCTTGACCAGTTTTTAATTCTACGCCATCGTTTACAAAATTATGTGTTCTTATCTTAGGTCCTTTTATATCTAAGATAATTGCAGTAGGAGTTCCCATATCTTCTCTTACTCTTTTAATTAATTCTATTTTCTCTCTGTGTGATTCATAAGTACCATGTGAAAAATTTAATCTTGCTGCATTCATTCCAATGCCTATAAACTTTCTTATAATCTCCTCATTATCACTTGCAGGTCCAATAGTAAAAATCATTTTAGTTTTTTGCATATAAACACCTCTCCTAATAAATTTTAATACCTTTTTGTATTTATGTAATATTAAAGCCTAATAATAAAATTAGTTAAATTGTATAATATTAATTTAGTTTTATGATAAAATTAATAAATAATGTAATTTATTTTATTTTAATACTAAGCTTAATTAGTACATATGTTAATTTTATCACATATTTAGGAAGGAAAGAATAATTATGAGAAAATTTAAACAAATTAATTGTGAAAAAGTTTTTTACTACTTCAATGAAATATCTAAAATACCTAGAGGTTCAGGGAATGAAAAGGAAATAAGTGATTATTTACTTAATTTCGGGAAAAATCTAGGCTTAGAGGCAATTCAAGATGACGCCTTAAATATAATTATAAAAAAACCAGCATCACCAGGATATGAAAAAGCTCCTAAGGTAATAATCCAAGGACATATGGATATGGTCTGTGAAAAAAATAACGAAAAAGTACATGATTTCACTAAAGACCCTATAGAATTAGTGACTAAAAATGATTTTATTTATGCTAGTGGTACAACACTTGGGGCTGATGATGGTATTGCAGTAGCATATGCAATGGCAATATTAGAAGATAATACATTAGAACATCCAGCAATAGAAGTTTTACTTACAAGTGATGAAGAAGCAGGTATGAGTGGAGCTATGGCTTTAAAATCAGGATGCTTAGATGGTAAAATAGTAATAAATTTAGATTCTGAAGATGAAGGTAAGCTATTAGTAAGTTGTGCAGGTGGAATAAGAACAAAATCTACTTTAAATGTACAATGGGAAAAGTCAAAAACAGATAAAAAAGCTTTTAAGATTACTATCAAGGGCTTAAGTGGTGGCCATTCAGGTGCTGATATACATTTAGGAAGAGGAAATTCTAATAAACTTATAGGAAGAGTATTAAAAAATATACTTAACCAAATGGAGTTGAATTTGATCTCATTAAATGGTGGATCTAAAAATAATGCTATACCAAGAGAAGCAATTGCAGAGTTATTAATAGATAATAATAAAGAAAAAGAGCTTTTAAATATAATATCTATTTTAAGAGAAGAATTTAAAAATGAATTTAGAATTAAAGATCCTAATGTTCAAATAGAAATAGAAGAATTAAAAGAAAATATAGAAAAAGTATTTTCAAAGGAAAGCACAGAAAAGGTAATAAATCTTTTATATTTATATCCGAATGGAATAAATACAGTGAGTTCTGATATTGTAGGATTAACTGAAAGTTCAACTAATATAGGAGTTCTTACAACAAAAGAAGATAAAGTAGAATATGATAGTGCTGTTAGAAGTTCAGTATTTTCTTTAAGACAAGAAATAGTTGAAAGAATAAGATGTTTAACTGAAATTTTAGGTGGGACTGTTTCTAATACAGCAGGATATCCAGAATGGCAATATAAAGAAGAATCTAAGATAAGAGAACTTTGTAAAACTGTTTACAAAGAAATGTATAATGAAGAAGCAGAAGTTGTTGCAATTCATGCAGGTGTAGAATGTGGATTATTTAAAGAAAAACTAGGAGATTTAGATATGATAAGTTTTGGACCAGATATATTTGATGCACATACTCCAAATGAACATATGAGTATTTCTTCTGTAGAAAGAGTATGGAGTTATTTGTTAGAAGTATTAAAAGAAATAAAATAGGTAAGTATTAATTTCATATATAAATAATTATCTTATTTAAAGGTATGTAGTAAAACTTTTTTGTTTTTATTACATACCTTTATTTTATAAAATTTTATAGTTACTTTTAACTTAAATAAAATCAGGCATTGGAGAATTTAATAATATGATAATTAAAAGTGGAAGACAGAAATATTTATGTGGTAACTATTGTTTGAAATTTTAAATAATATAACAAATATTTCTATTTAATAAAGGAAAAATATAAGGTTATAAAGAATTATTACTTAATATAGAATTACTATATTATAACAAATTGAAAGAGGGGATATAGGTATTGATAGATGTTGAATTTTATTATGAGGATTTTAAAATAACTAGTGTAAAAAAAAATGATATAGATATATTAAATGAATGGATAATATTAAATGATAAATTTAGTGTAGATTTATTTTCTTTAGATAAACAATTATTTTTTAGAAGGTTTTTAGAATATTATTTAACAGAAGAGGAACTGTTTTTAAAGATAGAAAAAGATCAGGAGATTTATGGTGTGTTTAAAGGGAGATTAGAATTGCAAGGAAAATCTGAAATGTTTATATGGTTATATTTAATAGATTCAAAATTTAGAAATAGAGGACTTGGTAAAAATATATTAATGGAAATTTTACAATATTTTAAGAGTCAATATTATATAGATTCTTTTAAGGTAGGTGTAAATTTAAAAAATGAAAAGGCTGTTAAATTTTGGAGTAATGTTGGATTTAATAAATTAAGAATCACAAAAAATTTCTTTGAAGATAATAAATATGAAACATCTGATTTACTAATATTAAATAAGATATCATAATTAAAAATGAATTTATAAATTAAAATACCTAACATAATTCATATAAATGTAAAGTTAATAATAAATATATTATTACAAATGTAATTAATAAATTTTACATAATTTAATTTTAGGAGGTATTTTATGAAATATACTAGATATGAATATAAAAAACATGGGAAGATGAAACCTATATTCATAATACTAACAATAGCTTTATTATCAATTGTAATTGGTATGTATTTTGGTAAATTCATATTTAAGGGGAATTTGGATATTAGTTCATTTAATCAACAGCAAATTGTTGTTTCAGATCAAGAATTTATAGCTCTACAATTTGGTTACTATTCTAATAAAGACAATGCAGAAACAGCAATGAGAACAATACCTTCTAAATATAATTCTTATATAGTTGAAGAAGATAATCATTATAGAGTTGTTATAGGATTATATTCTAAAGAAGATGGTGAAAAAGAATTAGAGACTTTAATAGCTCAAGGAATAAATGCTGTGAAAATTAATTTTAGTATATCTAAAGAAAATTTAGAACAAAATAAAATTGCAGAAATTATAAATGCATTTTTAAAGATAAATAATACTTTAGAAGATGAAAATGTTAAAAGTGTAAAAACATCTGATTATAAAGTTTGGTGTTCAAATATTATAAATAACGATAATTTGGATCAAAATAATAGCTTAAAAGAAGTCAATGATTATATAAATAATTTACCAGATGAAGTAAATAAAAATAATGTAAATGAATATTTAAAATACTTTTATGAAAGATTAAAAAATATGTAATAGAATAATTATTACAATAAAATTAAATTTTTATAAAAGTGTTACAAGTTGCTTTAACGTACTTGTTTAAGAACTAGTTAAATGATAAACTATATTGGTGTAGTAAGTGACTGTAATAAGCTGTCACAATTACTACACCTTATATATTTTAATTATTAAAAATATATAATATGTTTATAATTATTATAAATTAATACCAAGTTATTTGATGATAGTTATTAAAGGGATGTGATTATATGAAAGTAATATTGGCATCTGCATCACAAAGAAGACAAGAATTACTAATTAGATTATGTGATGAATTTGATATAATGGTTAGTGATTTCGATGAAGAAAAAGTGGTATTTAAAAACTCAATTGATGAGTATGTTCAAAATATAGCATTAGGAAAAGCAATGGATATTAAAGAGAAATTAAAAGAAGATGCTATAATAATATCAGCAGATACTATAGTTACATTAGATGATAAGATACTTGGAAAACCTAAAGATGAAGAAGATGCATTCAACATGATTAAATTACTTCAAGGAAGAAGCCATAAGGTTTATTCTGGAGTAGTGGTTATTAATACTAAAAAAGATTTAATTTTAAAAAATAGTGTTGCCACAGAAGTTGTTTTTTCAAAAATGAATGACAATGAGATTAGAAAATACATAGAAACTAAGGAACCTTTAGATAAGGCAGGAGCCTATGGAATACAAGGAATAGGTGGGATTTTTGTTGAAGAAATTAGAGGGTGTTACTACAATGTTGTAGGGCTTCCTTTAAATAAATTAAAAACTATGCTTGAAGAAGCTATATAGTATTGAGGGATGGGGTATCCAAAAATATCAAGAGGAGAGTATTTATGGAAAATAGTCTTAAAATTAAGGATATACCTAAAAATGAAAGACCTAAAGAGAAATTATTATCGTATGGAGCGGATACTTTAAATAATTCGGAATTATTAGCAATAATACTTAGAACCGGTACTAAAGGTGAAAATGTGCTTCAACTTAGCAATAGGTTATTATCAGAATTTCAAGGGTTAGATGGAATTTTAGAAGCTAGTTTAGATGATATAACATCAATAAAGGGAATTAAAGAAGGTAAGGCATCTCAAATATTAGCTTTAGCTGAACTCTTTAGGAGATTTAGAACATTTAAATCAGCGGATAGAGATATAAAAATTATGTCTCCTAATGATATAGCAATGCTAATTAATGGAGAAATGAGTTTATTAAAGCAAGAAATATTAAAAGTAATATTTCTAAATACTAAAAATATTGTAATTGGTACAAAAGATGTATTTAAAGGTAGTCTTAATACATCTATCGTCCATCCGAGAGAAATCTTTAAGGAAGCAGTAAATAAAAGTAGTACTAAAATAATAATATGTCATAATCATCCATCAGGAGATCCCACGCCAAGCAAAGAGGATATAAATATAACTCTTAGGATAAAAGAGTGTGGTGAAATTATGGGTATTCAATTGCTTGATCATATAATAATTGGAAAAAACGGCTTCATAAGCTTAAAAGAAAAAGGATTTATATAATTGAAAGGGGAAAATACAATGGCATTTTTTGGATCTGGAAAAGATATGGGAATAGATTTAGGAACAGCAAACACATTAGTATTTGCGAAAGGAAAAGGAATAGTTTTAAGAGAACCTTCTGTTGTAGCAATGAACAATATAACTAGAAAACCGCTAGCAGTAGGTTCAGAAGCAAAACTTATGATAGGAAGAACTCCTGGAAATATAGTTGCAATAAGACCTTTAAGAGATGGAGTAATTGCAGACTTTGATGTAGCTCAAACAATGTTAAAGAAATTAATAGAAAAAGTTTCTACTAAAAATGCATTTAAGAGTCCTAGAATAATAGTTTGTTATCCATCAGGAATTACAGAGGTAGAAAAAAGAGCAATAGAAGAAGCTACTAAATTAGCTGGTGCAAGAGACGTTATATTAATGGAAGAACCAATGGCAGCAGCTATTGGAGCAGGATTACCAGTTAGTGAACCAACAGGTAGTATGATAGTAGATATCGGTGGAGGAACAACTGAAGTCGCTATTATATCATTAGGTGGTATAGTAACAAGTAGATCATTAAGAGTTGCTGGTGATGAATTAGATCAAGCAATAATTTCTTATATTAAGAAAGAATTTAACTTAATGATTGGTGAAAGAACATCAGAACAAGTTAAAATGGAAATAGGTTCAGCTCATGTAACTAAAAAACTTAATACTTCAGTAAATATTGAAGCAGCAAGTGAAGCTGACGAAGAAAATGATAAAGTAAATGAAATAGTTGAATTTAATGATGATGATAGGACTATGGAAATAAAGGGTAGAGACATGATAAGTGGTTTACCTAAGGTAATAGAAATTACAGAATCTCAAATAAGAGAAGCTTTAAGAGAGCCAGTATGTGCTATTATTGAAGCAATTAAAACAACATTAGAAAAAACACCACCAGAATTAGCAGCAGATATTATGGATAAGGGAATCATGTTAGCTGGTGGAGGAGCTTTATTAAAAGGCTTGGATATTTTAATAAACGAAGAAACAAATATGCCTGTACATATAGCAGAGGCACCTCTTGATTGTGTAGTTTTAGGAGCTGGTAAAGCTCTAGAAGATTTTGATAAGATAAGCAAAGATCAAAGAGGTTAGTAAATGAAATTTCTTAAAAACAAACTGGCAGTAACTATTATAGTGCTGTCAGTTGCATTTTTAGGACTTATAGTTTATACAGTCAAGAGAGATAATAAAACTGTTATTGAAAATGGTGCTAGTAATGCGTTGAAACCAGCTCAAACGCTTATTTATAAGGCTACAAATAGAGTGAAAGA
This genomic interval carries:
- a CDS encoding rod shape-determining protein, translated to MAFFGSGKDMGIDLGTANTLVFAKGKGIVLREPSVVAMNNITRKPLAVGSEAKLMIGRTPGNIVAIRPLRDGVIADFDVAQTMLKKLIEKVSTKNAFKSPRIIVCYPSGITEVEKRAIEEATKLAGARDVILMEEPMAAAIGAGLPVSEPTGSMIVDIGGGTTEVAIISLGGIVTSRSLRVAGDELDQAIISYIKKEFNLMIGERTSEQVKMEIGSAHVTKKLNTSVNIEAASEADEENDKVNEIVEFNDDDRTMEIKGRDMISGLPKVIEITESQIREALREPVCAIIEAIKTTLEKTPPELAADIMDKGIMLAGGGALLKGLDILINEETNMPVHIAEAPLDCVVLGAGKALEDFDKISKDQRG
- a CDS encoding GNAT family N-acetyltransferase; the protein is MIDVEFYYEDFKITSVKKNDIDILNEWIILNDKFSVDLFSLDKQLFFRRFLEYYLTEEELFLKIEKDQEIYGVFKGRLELQGKSEMFIWLYLIDSKFRNRGLGKNILMEILQYFKSQYYIDSFKVGVNLKNEKAVKFWSNVGFNKLRITKNFFEDNKYETSDLLILNKIS
- a CDS encoding aminoacyl-histidine dipeptidase, whose product is MRKFKQINCEKVFYYFNEISKIPRGSGNEKEISDYLLNFGKNLGLEAIQDDALNIIIKKPASPGYEKAPKVIIQGHMDMVCEKNNEKVHDFTKDPIELVTKNDFIYASGTTLGADDGIAVAYAMAILEDNTLEHPAIEVLLTSDEEAGMSGAMALKSGCLDGKIVINLDSEDEGKLLVSCAGGIRTKSTLNVQWEKSKTDKKAFKITIKGLSGGHSGADIHLGRGNSNKLIGRVLKNILNQMELNLISLNGGSKNNAIPREAIAELLIDNNKEKELLNIISILREEFKNEFRIKDPNVQIEIEELKENIEKVFSKESTEKVINLLYLYPNGINTVSSDIVGLTESSTNIGVLTTKEDKVEYDSAVRSSVFSLRQEIVERIRCLTEILGGTVSNTAGYPEWQYKEESKIRELCKTVYKEMYNEEAEVVAIHAGVECGLFKEKLGDLDMISFGPDIFDAHTPNEHMSISSVERVWSYLLEVLKEIK
- a CDS encoding SPOR domain-containing protein, with the translated sequence MKYTRYEYKKHGKMKPIFIILTIALLSIVIGMYFGKFIFKGNLDISSFNQQQIVVSDQEFIALQFGYYSNKDNAETAMRTIPSKYNSYIVEEDNHYRVVIGLYSKEDGEKELETLIAQGINAVKINFSISKENLEQNKIAEIINAFLKINNTLEDENVKSVKTSDYKVWCSNIINNDNLDQNNSLKEVNDYINNLPDEVNKNNVNEYLKYFYERLKNM
- the pyk gene encoding pyruvate kinase, whose amino-acid sequence is MQKTKMIFTIGPASDNEEIIRKFIGIGMNAARLNFSHGTYESHREKIELIKRVREDMGTPTAIILDIKGPKIRTHNFVNDGVELKTGQEFCFVCGDEILGDEERCSITYEELYKDIQIGGEILVDDGLLRFKVIAVEGKAIRCNVTVGGMIKNHKGVNVPNVIIRLPSVTEKDIADIKFGCEMGVDFIAASFIRKASDVADVKKILSENNGKHIKVIAKIENQEGVDNIDSIIEQTDAVMVARGDMGVEIPIQKVPIIQKMIIRKCNDAGKFVVTATQMLDSMIRNSLPTRAEASDICNAIFDGTDAIMLSGESASGNFPIEAATTMSEIAQEAEAHLDYAHLTARLREPSLTDYAGAISYTACRTSNLLNASAIVAATKSGATATMISRYRPKSPVIAITPYEQVRRSLALTFGVLPMLCEMYNTTDEILVEARRSVFELNIALPGDDIVVAAGMPTTQTGGTNMLKIEKL
- the radC gene encoding RadC family protein; amino-acid sequence: MENSLKIKDIPKNERPKEKLLSYGADTLNNSELLAIILRTGTKGENVLQLSNRLLSEFQGLDGILEASLDDITSIKGIKEGKASQILALAELFRRFRTFKSADRDIKIMSPNDIAMLINGEMSLLKQEILKVIFLNTKNIVIGTKDVFKGSLNTSIVHPREIFKEAVNKSSTKIIICHNHPSGDPTPSKEDINITLRIKECGEIMGIQLLDHIIIGKNGFISLKEKGFI
- a CDS encoding Maf-like protein, coding for MKVILASASQRRQELLIRLCDEFDIMVSDFDEEKVVFKNSIDEYVQNIALGKAMDIKEKLKEDAIIISADTIVTLDDKILGKPKDEEDAFNMIKLLQGRSHKVYSGVVVINTKKDLILKNSVATEVVFSKMNDNEIRKYIETKEPLDKAGAYGIQGIGGIFVEEIRGCYYNVVGLPLNKLKTMLEEAI